The Zalophus californianus isolate mZalCal1 chromosome 8, mZalCal1.pri.v2, whole genome shotgun sequence genome has a segment encoding these proteins:
- the OVOL2 gene encoding transcription factor Ovo-like 2 isoform X3, translating to MLNRHLKCHNQVKRHLCTFCGKGFNDTFDLKRHVRTHTGIRPYKCDICNKAFTQRCSLESHLKKIHGVQQQYAYKQRRDKLYVCEDCGYTGPTQEDLYLHVNSAHPGSAFLKKTSKKLAALLQTKLMSTCQENANLSEEEEK from the exons ATGCTCAACCGCCACCTCAAGTGCCACAACCAGGTGAAGAGGCACCTGTGCACCTTCTGTGGCAAGGGCTTCAATGACACCTTCGACCTGAAGAGGCACGTCCGCACGCATacag GCATTCGCCCCTACAAATGTGACATCTGCAACAAAGCCTTCACCCAGCGCTGCTCTTTGGAGTCTCACCTGAAGAAGATCCACGGGGTGCAGCAGCAGTACGCCTACAAGCAACGCCGGGACAAGCTCTACGTCTGCGAGGATTGTGGCTACACGGGTCCCACCCAGGAGGACCTGTACCTGCACGTGAACAGTGCCCACCCGGGCAGCGCCTTTCTCAAAAAGACATCCAAAAAACTAGCGGCTCTTTTGCAAACCAAGCTGATGTCCACGTGCCAGGAGAATGCCAACctgagtgaggaggaggagaagtga